The Zootoca vivipara chromosome 5, rZooViv1.1, whole genome shotgun sequence genome includes the window GGTGCGGGCAAAGTTCCGCTCCAACCTACCTGCCAAAGCCATTGGACACAGAATCCGAGTGGTGAGCATTGCGAGTGCCCTTGACAGGCCTGAGGCAGAGAAATTCTTTTCTATAAGCTAccttgaggattttttaaaaaaagaaaaattctgaaCTAAAATTAATCGTGAGCAAACTTTTGTGTGTCAGTAGCCTGACAGACACATATATTGTCTTGCTGTTTCCTCTTGGTTGCAGTGAGTGGTGCAGTTGAGTGTGTTGTCTTGTGGAGAGCTATTGGCTATCTGGCTGCATGCTGCCATTCTACCTGAGGAATCTCATTCACACTCATTTAAACACTGCACACTGATGTGGCACAATGTGTAGCTGAGTAACCCTGTAGGCCTCTTAACAAGGCTGTCTGTCGGTCAGACCTGCCTCCAGTGGTGGATGCAAGGATCCAGATAGGAAGGGGAAACACTGAAGCTTGAACTCAGGGCAGGTTCTCAGAAATACCTGTGAACTGCATATCTAGCAACATAGACAGTTGTTAACAGAAGTTATCGCCTGTTGGTAGGTGGGACTGTGCTTGTTGACCCTGTGGTACGAGGCGCTCTTGTATGGCAAAATTTTGTTGCCTCTTAGAAATGTAAGCAGATGTGTTGGGGCCAACACTGCTCTGTGTTCTTGTGCAAATGGGGGAGTTATCACCCAGGGCttgaaaaaaattgcaaattatTGAAACTTTCCAGTGTGTCCACATAATAAATGTAGAGCTTGTAAATGTCTGTCAAAATTACTGGGAACATTGAATGAAATCAATTGTTTGCCATGCTTTCAGTGGACTCCTTGAAATCAGTGGATTTGAGTATATAAGTTCAGTTGTTTCAGTGagtgctctgagtatgacttgacTTTGATACTGTATCCCCAGTGCAATTCTTTTTTGCACTTCTTGAGGATCCTTCTTGCGTGATTTAAATAACAGAAAATATTTTTGGATGTATGTTTTGTTCCCTAGTGAGATCTTCATAGGGCATGATTTCTTTTCCCTTCCAACTGTTTaactttcttccccccccttttttttttacagatgctGTATCCATCTAGAGTCTAAATTTAgagtgaaaataaaatttaagacTATATTCCACTTTTGTATATTTGGTCTTGCCTTGCCTTTTTGTTTCCTGTCCTTGAGGCTCAGTTGCAGGAAAACACTGTTCTACAATCAGaaaattctttgttgtttttaaggcatTGAAGCaacagattatttttaaaataaagctgtgGTCCATGTTCCTGGCAGCAACTCATTCCCAACATCTCTGCTCCTCTTTTATAGTAGTGATCTTAGGTTTTCTAAAATGCTGTGACCTTTACTGTTCAGTTGTTTAGCTCAAGTGGAGCCTGAAACGTGGATTTCTTCACCCAGCCCTCCTCCACATGTAATTGTCAGTTTATATAAAACTGAAGTCATAAATGTGTTTCCTTGTCCTCATGATATGATTAAACAACAAAGTCCATCTCTTTTAATCTGATTGGGTCCCTGGCCACCCAAGTCTCCTTAGCCTTGCACTGTGCCAAGAAAAgtattgctgggtcccagctggGAAGGTTCTCTGTAGCTGCTACTTATCCCACCTACCTCTGCTGCTAGTCTCTTCACCTACCCTCTGAACCTACTGAAGCAAGTGGGACTCTGGTTATGATGCTTTAACTGCATATGGGAGGGGTGGGGCATATTGGGCGAATATGTggctttttacaaaaaaaattaagcaggcaTGATCTCTAGGTTGCAACCTGGTAAACCCTAGTCAAGAATCACAGGTGATGGTGAAATGGAATGAAATCATTGTCATCTTGTGATTagggctatgctctgtctccatagTCTGAcagcagtaatgtttctgaaaagCACAgtgagagagtgctcttgtgctagggtcctgcttttgggttcaaatgccaacagtgcccttcagctctctatattggacaaacaggtcaaaccctaccccaaaggataaatggacataaatctgacatcaggaaccagaagacagaaaaaccagtaggagaacacttcaatctcccaggacattctatacaagatctcaaagtagctgtcttactacaaaagaatttcagaaatagactggaaagagaagttgctgaattacaacttatcaccaagctcaaaaccatggagggacctggtttgaacagagatatcggattcttatctcattatacatgataagcgatcttcagccatctcaacccttgctttttcatgcaaaaccatttgcagtcgttttcggtcatcaacagctatcagtcagtcaatcacccatttccaccacccttctgagtgatctcccctccccatctccaccccctccccaccccttctctacataagtgcctggggactcctatttcactgtatctgaagaagtgtgcatgcacacgaaagctcataccaaaataaaaacttagttggtctttaaggtgctactgaaggaattcttccaactctgattcatTAGTAGCCCATATTTTGCAacacatttgggaaccaaggacAGCTGCCTGTATTTCAAAGCTCAGTCAGATGGGCTCGCAGTGGGGACTGCAGCTGCAGCAGAGAAAATTGTTGCAGTGTGTTCGGTCCAGGTACAGTGCACAGTCCATCTTTACAGTGAGCCAAAACGGGTTTGACTGCAGGTGCAACAGAAATCTGCCAAAGAAATCTCATTTTTGGAATAAGAGAGTGCACTCTTCATTTGGCTATGTCACCAGCAGAGGGCGCTGCTTCAGCTTCCTTCCATTTCTTGGCTGCCAGTTAACATTTCACAGATCTCGGCATCAACCTTTAACTCTCAGCccattttcatatttttatttcgAATATTATTTTGGCACTGGGAGTTAAAAGCTGCTGCCATAAACTGACTCAAGCTATTTGTTCACCTAGCTCATTCCCCATTGAATGGCAGCGGCACTAAGGATTTCAGGCATTGACCATTCCTAACCACTTTCCAAAGCCAGCTCCACATGTGGCTCGTTGGCATTAATCTAACGAGCATTATCAAGGCTTGGATAACTTGTTCataggtaatgggacccctgaccattaggtccagtcgtgtccgactctggggttgtggcgctcatctcgctctataggccgagggagccggcgtttgtccgcagacagcttccaggcccAAGGTAaccttttgagtttcatggctcagcagggatttgaatcctggcctcCAACATTCTAATGGTTACAGGACACTGTGACACAGGATTCTTTAATTGCCTGTAGGGTGGTTTTTAAACGGCTAAAAAGTTGCAGTCTTTTATCCTGTGAATCTAATGCTGTCGAAACTTTATTCTGAATACATAAATAGTACTGCGGTTCAACTGTAAAGTACTGTGCAggctacttagaagtaagtctcattaaaGCCTAAATCATATTTTTCACACAAAATCCGATCTGAATTAGGAAGAGCATCAATGCTCCTCTTTTCTTGTCCAGTCACAGCTCCCGCCCCCAAATCATACATTTCTTCAATTTTTTTCTATGGTCCCTTAATGGCGGCGCGGGAGCAAGCAGAGTAAAACGAAACCAGGAACCGAACCTCCACACATCTGAATTGTGGCTCTACATTTTTATCTCAGGGGTGCAAATGAATGAGAACGCCTCCTTTGAACTTATACCCGGTAGCCTCTGCGTTCGGAACGAGCTAATAGGCTAAAAACTTTGTGCAGCATTTGCATTCCGCTCAGTGATAGGCTGGGAAGGTTAAGGGAGTAGACGCTACGGCAAGCCGCGTAGTTTCGAAATCTCACTGCCAGTCATTTCTGTGTTTGTTTCTGCTGCGGAAGTATGGCTGAGTCGTTGGGCACTGATAATCCTGAGCGGGATGACCAGTACCGGAGGTAAAGCGAAAAGGATTTGGAACGGGAGGGTGATTCTGCATTTAAGGTTTACTTCTGAGCTAAGATTTCAGAGCGTTTCTCTTTCCCCGGATAAGAAATGGGATAACGCCGTTTCTCCTGCGCAAATGGGAGTCAAGACTGTACAATCCTAGTACCTGCCCGGGGGACTCAGTTGGTTTTACTGCTGTGTACACCTGTGTATGGTAACGTTGTGGAGCTGTGATATTcgaaatatttaataaaagttaTTTGAATAATTACTAGCTCACATTTCAGGGTGCACTAGTTCCCTTGGCAGGTTGCAGCAGATCTAAAAATTGCAATGTTAAATTTCCAGGatgtaaaacagcagcaaaagcaatTAATAGCGTTAAAATAACAGCAGGCCAGAAAGTTATTCAAAATAACAATAGTAAAATATAGGTAGCCCTGTTGGCTTCTTTTTATCTgggagagtgggaggggggaccTAGTACAGAATAGCTTTATTTTCACCACTCAGAATTTCCTAAAATATAGCATACAAGCTTTCAGAGTTCTTCGTGCTGGATGTTAAAGGGTGTGTTAGCCAAACAAGTAGCAGAAGAGTAAAAGGTGGACTACAACTGTAAGTGAAATTGATTAAGAACTGCATAAAAAGTTGGACTTTGGGACAAATTATATAcctaatctccccccccctttttttttgttgAGTTACTGTATTttgtgtggtatctgaagaagtgtgcatgcacacgaaagctcataccaaaataaaaacttagttggtctttaaggtgctactgaaggaatttttttattttacttcgacccagaccaacacggctacctacctgtaaccatgaaaGACGGTGTTTGCTGCCCCTAGTGGCGGGATATGTATATTGCCTAGTTTGAATATTGAAAGGTAACACTAAAGAGAGTGAAggagtgggaagggaggggaaactacagttctcaggactccctgggggaagccatgtgctttaaatatgtggtgtgcCTCTGCCCTAACACTACAGTGTCCACTCAGAAGTACCGTGTATATATATCAGTGAATTCAATTGTATGTACTTACTctcataggactgcagccttaatcagGTTAGGTTCTGCTAGgtgtaaaaaaatatttcaagatgcACGGAAAGCTGCTGAGGCAAAGAAGCAACATTcctctatattttgaaaataaaaaaatctaccaAGTATTTGCTAAATCTCCAGCTTTGCAAATATAAGGGTTACTGTGTTGGTGTTTTTACTTCTGCTCACTTTAAgttcctgattgttcctttgcatTGTTCCCCACAACCTTGTGTTCAGATTAAGGTCCATACTGGGCCTAACTGGAACCAGAGGttgggccagaggtttcccattgGTGATAAAAGCTCAATGGCATGGTTAATCCTGTGATTTTGcctttgtaaaaagagagagagagagagagagagagagagagagagagagagagagagagagagagagagagagagagagagagagagacttctggtGGTGTCACAGACCTTATCTGTTCTATAGATTTAAGCACTATCATACCagcttaaacagccatggcttcccctaaagactCCTGAGAGTGCTGAGAGTCTCCTGATTCACTTCACAGAGTTGTtagttagaagacccctattttcctcatagagctacatgggttccctgggaagagggattgccaTGAGGAAAATAGggatcttctaacaactctcaacacccttaacaaactacagttcccaggattctttaggggaagccatgagtaTTTAAAGTGGTTTGTTagagctttaaatgcatagtgcaggtgGGGTCTTGTGGGACTCCACTGACACTACCCAAAATGCTGTGTCCTTGGGCAGATGAGGCCTAATTCTCTCTGGAGAAACTTACCAAAACTCCACTTCTAATTTTTCCAATGCAATCCTATTtagtctactcaaaagcaagtcccattgagttgaaGTGATCTTTGGGTGTTAGCCAGAATAATGCAgttggaaacagtgtctgggcagaaatcgcagaaatgtccaggaaaatccagacgtttGGCAATCTATgtcagaagtctagattttggtgaatttccttaaaaatagctcaaaaactgcaatatttttgttgttgagattttacaaaacaagctcaacaactttgacaaaagaaaaagctcaacaacttttgtgtccagattttcacgttttgaaatatggcaaccctagtgttgAACATTTTTTATTCCACAAAggtttttaataatttaaatttatttctttaGAAACTGCTTAATCAAACAAATCTTTAAGCAGTGTGCATAAAACAAGTATAAGTAATACACAAATGAATTCAGCAAATATTTTTAGACTGATATGTGTCTGGACAGGATTTTTGAATTAAAAAGGTTTTAGCAGATGTCTAATATCAGATAGCAAGGCTGTCTGCCTAGCACTGATTGGGAAGGAAAGCATAtatgctgccacactgaaagataAACTCCTAGCAAATGCAGAATGAACATTATATGGCCCTTATAGAAGTgcaagttctgcagatcaaagtgcTTGAGGTAGAACACATGGAGCAAGTGCCGGTAAATGCTACAAGTAAGCCGGTCCCAAATTTTTATATAATTTCTAATGCTGTGTGTGAGTGGTCTCTGAATTTTTAGAGCTATTGTGTTTATCTCTTTTtgatatttgatttatttttactattaatTTTGTCATTTTTGTAACTCACTATATACTCgctttatatatatactgtgtgtgtgtgtgtgtgtgtgtgtgtaataaacaataaatgacaGCTGTTTTGTAGGCATGTTATATTGTGTGAATCAAATGCATGGATGCTACTGTCCTTACTGAGACTCTTGAGTTGATTTTTGCAGGGTATTTCTGACTCTTCAAACTTTATATTTTGCAGATTTGTCTCCCAAGCAAAGCAGGAAGCAAAAAATGGCAATCTGGAGGAATCTCTCTGCCTTCTGAGGCAGGCACACCAAATCAATCCCTGTGAAAAGCTgacaagaaaaatgaaaaaagttGAGGAAGCATTAGCTTCATTAGCCCTGGATCAGGAAGATGATGTCTTTGTGGACGTTTGTCAGAGTGGACTAATGTTGTTTGGTGAAATACATGACAAGCTATTTGACCACCAGAGAGAAGGGGTTGCCTTCTTATACAGTTTATACCGCGATGGAAGGAAAGGCGGTATCCTTGCAGATGACATGGGTTTGGGGAAAACCATTCAGGTCATTGCTTTCCTCTCAGGCATGTTTGATGAAGAACTCATTCGGACTGTGCTGTTAATTATGCCACCTAGCCTTTTGAGCAACTGGCTTGAAGAGTTTGCCAAGTGGGCTCCTGGGCTGCGAGTGAGTGTCTTTCATGGGCCCAAGAAGCATGAATGTGAGAAAAATCTAAAGAGGATCCAGAAGAGGAGTGGTGTCTTGCTCACGACTTATCAGCTGGTCCACAGCAATTGGCAGCAGTTATCAAGCTTTGATGGGAAGGAGTTCGTCTGGGACTATGTAATCCTTGATGAAGCTCATAAAATTAAAACACCATCTGCCAAAACGACAAAATCTGTGCATGCTATCTCTTCTGAAAACCGCATCCTGCTCACAGGGACCCCAGTCCAAAACAACCTAAAAGAACTCTGGGCTCTTTTTGACTTTGCTTGTCAGGGAACGCTTCTAGGCACGATGAAAACCTTCGGGGCAGAATATGAAAAGCCTATCACAAGAGCCAGGACAAAGAATGCAACCgaggaagaaaaagcactgggaCTGAAGATGTCTGAAAACCTGATGTCCATCATCAAGCCGTATTTCCTAAGACGGAGTAAGGATGAACTACAGAACAAAGTTAAGCCTGAACTTAAAACCAGTCTCCCAGAATATCAGAGCAAGGCTGTTGCTTCTGAAATGCCGTCACTGCCCAGAAAGAATGATTTCATTGTGTGGGTATACTTATCACCCatacaaaaagaaatatatagGGACTTTCTGTCTTTGGATCATATCCAAAAGTTGTTAATGACCACAAGGTCCCCACTAGCTGAACTGACTGTCttgaagaaactctgtgatcacccTAGGCTGTTGTCAGCACAAGCATGTAGCAAACTTGGTCTGGAAGCTCTCAATTATAATATGGTGGATGGTGATGGAAATGATGGGCTTTCCAGCATGAAGAGAAACCTTGGGCACATTTTGGATGAGACTCTGATGGCGGAATCAGGAAAGCTGTGCTTCCTCGTGGCCCTGCTGGAAAGATTGCAGGAGGAAGGGCACAGAACACTGGTGTTCTCTTATTCAAGAAAAATGCTGGATATTATAGAGCGCATCTTAACTCACAGGTGCTTTAAGATAATGCGCATTGATGGAACAGTAAGCCATTTGGAGGAGCGAAAAAGGAGAATTAGTGTCTTTCAGAAGAGCAAAGAATACTCTGTGTTTCTGCTTACTACCCAAGTCGGTGGGGTTGGTCTAACCTTAACAGCAGCTACCAGGGTGGTGATTTTTGATCCTAGCTGGAATCCAGCTACAGATGCTCAAGCCGTAGACAGGGTTTACAGGATAGGGCAGAAGGACAATGTTGTAATCTACCGGCTAATTAGCTGTGGGACAGTGGAGGAAAAAATCTACAGAAGGCAAGTATTCAAAGACTCATTAATCCGGCAAAGCATGGGAGATAGGAAAGACCCATACAGATATTTCACTATGCAAGAACTAAGGGAGTTGTTCACACTGGGAGATACTGAGAGCTCAGAAACTCAGCTCCAGCTTCAATCTTTGCATGCAAGCCAAAGAAAAACAGATAATCAGCTGGACCAGCACATTGCATATCTCCATTCACTAGAGATATTTGGCATATCAGACCATGACTTAATGTACACACACGAAGCAGTTCGTGGAGATGAAGTTGAGGATGAAGAAGTCCACAGGGACATTGAACGCAGGGTACAGAAAGCTCAAGAGCTGGTACAGCTGGAATCCCAACTAAACACAACTGAAGGGGCATCACTTAAAGAAATGGAATTGTCTACCCAGCCAAAGAAAAAGCCATCAAAGCCTTTTCCGAATTATGCTCTTGTCCCACCTGTAACTGATGAACCTACAAACAGTGAGAACATCAGTCTTGTAGGCGACAGTGATGATGACATTGTCAGTGTGAGTTCTAAGATGACAGAGCTATTTATTGAGGAGGATGAACAAGTGCTTCAGAACATAACTAATATGGATATCTCTGCATCCATGGACAGAAAATGCAGACCAGCAAGTCAACAAGAAGTAACTCCTATATCTTCTTTTACTCAAGCTCATTCATTATCTTACAAGGAGAACTGTAGCCCTGCATGTCAGGTGGTTTCCCATGACCCACCTGCTGAGGGAAATGGCAAGTTTAACGATGCCCAAGTGGCCCCACTGCAGCAGTCATTTCACTATGTgcctgatgatggtgatgatcatCTACAAACTACTCAAAAGCATTATCAAAGTCCTGTATCCTCCTTTTCTCAAGGTCACTTGTCTTGCCAGGTAAACTGCAGTTCTGAACTTCAAACAGTCTGCCACGACCCACCTGTTGAGGCAAATGGCATGCTTATTGATGTCCAAGGGGTCCCATTGCAGCAGTCATCAGAGTATGTGTCTAACCCTGTCAATGAACAAGGCGAAACTGACATGTCTCTCAATGTTCCTACAAGTCCACATGGAGAGGCAGGTGAAGTTGCTGAGCCAGGTGCCTCAGGAGCACCTCAACTGCAGACCAGTAAAATGTCAGACCTCAGTTTTACGCAGAAATCTGGAATGAGTGTAATAATGACGAATGAGGTTCTATCTGATTCTCCCCAATGTGATTTCAGACTTGTCTTAGACGATTCCGAGGATCAGTTGCAAGATATCTCAGGAGTGGAAATGTCATTGAAGGATACAAAGAGCACCAGATTTCAACTGAATAGCCACTGCAGCTCTTGGGCTCACTCTCAGCTTCAGGAAAATTGGGACAACAGAAGTTTCCAAGCCAGCAAAAGTATAATGGGGTCTATGGTTATTGATGACTCTGATGATGTGTTGATGAACAACAGTGAGCTTTCTTATCAGCATAAAAATATGCCCGTTAAAATAATCATTTCAGATAGTGAAGAGGATGACAGTTGTTTTACAATTGCTTGGGATGATACTGGTGGTAAGCACAGACAAGGATctcccacaaacaaacaacctgatATTATGTCAACACCAAAATCTAAATTGTCCACAACTAGCCTTTGTTTCTCTCCTAGGATAATAGTTAGTGGAAGAAGATCAACCGCTTCTCGAAAATCCCTTACTAGTATCCTATTGGATCAGGTGGAGGACATTGCAGAGACCATTGAATCCACCAGTTATATGCCTTGTGAAGATTCTTTTAAGCTTTACCTTGAAGCAGAAAAAACTCTGGACAATTGTGATTAGGAGTTGGAGTGGCTGGAAAAGGAGCCGTCCAGTGAAATGATAGAGTCTGAGAGCAAAGTTAGAATTTTGCTAAAGCAATTTCTAGAGTTCTTATACTGTTACACTCACCCCTTTTATGGTACCCTTTTATTGattccttccagagcagatttgcatCCAATCACAGCAGTGGAAAGATGAACCTGCACCTTGAGAGAAATTGCTTCTGACATTGATCTGTAACATTTAAGGCCCAGCTTCTTTcacttggggtgtgtgtatgccccccctctctttattttttatttttttttgtaagaacTGGCTGTTAAGAATTTAAAATAAACCTGGTTTAACTTTGCAATCCTATTGTGTTagctgctctctttctttctctcttttaccaCATTTTAGTTAATGCCATCTATTTCCTTGTTCCCACAGAAGGCAAGGAGTCCTTTCTTTCCAAGTAGATATAGGGATCCTGTGCTCCCCAAGACGTTGCTGGATCACAGCTCATAGTCCCTGGCATCACTTGGgcatactggttggggctgatgagagggtTAAAAGTTCCTGCCTCTGCTTCAGAGGCTTAGTTCTCACCAAAATGTCCAAGCCTATATTTGGACTGTTCCTATGTCCACAGTTGGAGGATCACCAAACCAAATGCTCCTCATACTAAAAGTTCCCTGAAGAAAGTAAACTGgtgtgataaaggggaaaggTAAACTAGAGCTCGGCTGCATTACATCTAGCAGATAAATAAGTGGGAAGGGCAGCAAACAGATTCTTGCATGGCTTTGGAGTTCAGGTAGAATAGAGCCTGAtgtttttaatgaatgaatgggcCCACTAGCTAAGCTTGCTTCTTTTTTAGCTGTCCTGAAGCAGGAGGTAACCAAATGGTCACTAGTGATTGGTTCTGTTAGGAATCCCTTAAATCACAGGTGTATAAAATTAAAATGAGATACTGTATTAATGAAATCAACATTCTCTTAATCTAAGCTTGGTACAGGCAAGATTGGTACTATTAAATGTTCCCCATTAAC containing:
- the LOC132592135 gene encoding DNA excision repair protein ERCC-6-like, whose protein sequence is MAESLGTDNPERDDQYRRFVSQAKQEAKNGNLEESLCLLRQAHQINPCEKLTRKMKKVEEALASLALDQEDDVFVDVCQSGLMLFGEIHDKLFDHQREGVAFLYSLYRDGRKGGILADDMGLGKTIQVIAFLSGMFDEELIRTVLLIMPPSLLSNWLEEFAKWAPGLRVSVFHGPKKHECEKNLKRIQKRSGVLLTTYQLVHSNWQQLSSFDGKEFVWDYVILDEAHKIKTPSAKTTKSVHAISSENRILLTGTPVQNNLKELWALFDFACQGTLLGTMKTFGAEYEKPITRARTKNATEEEKALGLKMSENLMSIIKPYFLRRSKDELQNKVKPELKTSLPEYQSKAVASEMPSLPRKNDFIVWVYLSPIQKEIYRDFLSLDHIQKLLMTTRSPLAELTVLKKLCDHPRLLSAQACSKLGLEALNYNMVDGDGNDGLSSMKRNLGHILDETLMAESGKLCFLVALLERLQEEGHRTLVFSYSRKMLDIIERILTHRCFKIMRIDGTVSHLEERKRRISVFQKSKEYSVFLLTTQVGGVGLTLTAATRVVIFDPSWNPATDAQAVDRVYRIGQKDNVVIYRLISCGTVEEKIYRRQVFKDSLIRQSMGDRKDPYRYFTMQELRELFTLGDTESSETQLQLQSLHASQRKTDNQLDQHIAYLHSLEIFGISDHDLMYTHEAVRGDEVEDEEVHRDIERRVQKAQELVQLESQLNTTEGASLKEMELSTQPKKKPSKPFPNYALVPPVTDEPTNSENISLVGDSDDDIVSVSSKMTELFIEEDEQVLQNITNMDISASMDRKCRPASQQEVTPISSFTQAHSLSYKENCSPACQVVSHDPPAEGNGKFNDAQVAPLQQSFHYVPDDGDDHLQTTQKHYQSPVSSFSQGHLSCQVNCSSELQTVCHDPPVEANGMLIDVQGVPLQQSSEYVSNPVNEQGETDMSLNVPTSPHGEAGEVAEPGASGAPQLQTSKMSDLSFTQKSGMSVIMTNEVLSDSPQCDFRLVLDDSEDQLQDISGVEMSLKDTKSTRFQLNSHCSSWAHSQLQENWDNRSFQASKSIMGSMVIDDSDDVLMNNSELSYQHKNMPVKIIISDSEEDDSCFTIAWDDTGGKHRQGSPTNKQPDIMSTPKSKLSTTSLCFSPRIIVSGRRSTASRKSLTSILLDQVEDIAETIESTSYMPCEDSFKLYLEAEKTLDNCD